TCTGCGTCTAAATGTGCCATGCTCCCCTCCTTTTTTGGTGCTAAATATATCTAATATCTTGTACTGTTATTACTTGCAGCATATACTAAAGAAAAGTGTACCATTTTTAAGTTTTATAGGAACCCTGTATGGTTTTATTATTAGTGCTGATGAACGTTGTCTACGCGCTGCTGTTCCCTATCAGTAAAATTGCGCTTGAGTATACGTCTGCATTATTTTTAACCGGTTTTCGTATGACCTTAGCAGGCCTGCTTGTATTAGGGTACCAGTACTTTTTTAACCGCAAAGCTTTTACTTTTCCTCGTGCTTACTGGTTGCCGCTAGCAGCAGCAGCTTTTACTGAAATCTATTTAACTAATATATTGGATTTTTGGGGCTTTTATTACATGAGCTCCACTAAAAGCTGCTTTTTATATAACTTGTATCCCTTTACAGCTGCTTTTTTAGCCTACTTTTTTTTAAGCGAGCGGTTAACAAAACGTAAATGGTTAGGGCTCTTTATTGGTTTTGCTGGGTCGTTGCCTATGATTTTAACGACTACCGTTGCTACTGAGATGACTCCTGTGTATAAGGGCTTTCCCTTTCTACCTGAACTTGCGGTAATAGCAGGTATTATCACTAACCCCTTAGGGTGGATTATAATAAGAAAAATTATTTGTGAAAATAATTATAATGCTACCATGGCTAATGGTATAAGTATGTTTTTGGGCGGCCTTATGGCGCTTGTTCATTCTTTATGTGTAGAAAGTTGGCATCCTATTCCTGTTGCGAACTATAAAGGTTTTTTTATAAGTTCGTTAAGTTTGATGTTGCTTTCAAACGTTATTGGTAATAGTATCTACGTTAATTTACTTGTTAAATATTCGGTAACTTTTCTTTCGTTTACAGCGTTTAGTGAACCGCTGTTGGTGGCTTT
This genomic stretch from Candidatus Dependentiae bacterium harbors:
- a CDS encoding DMT family transporter; this translates as MVLLLVLMNVVYALLFPISKIALEYTSALFLTGFRMTLAGLLVLGYQYFFNRKAFTFPRAYWLPLAAAAFTEIYLTNILDFWGFYYMSSTKSCFLYNLYPFTAAFLAYFFLSERLTKRKWLGLFIGFAGSLPMILTTTVATEMTPVYKGFPFLPELAVIAGIITNPLGWIIIRKIICENNYNATMANGISMFLGGLMALVHSLCVESWHPIPVANYKGFFISSLSLMLLSNVIGNSIYVNLLVKYSVTFLSFTAFSEPLLVALLDWVFFGLKVPYAFYISLVIVCCGLYVFYKDELSKKRG